From the Streptomyces sp. 846.5 genome, the window AGAAGCAGCTGCCCTGACCAGCACACGACCGCAGGAGGCCCGGTGACCAACTGTCACCGGGCCCTTTCCGGCGTCAGGACTTGTAGCCCTCGACCTCGGACGCCGGCCGGATCGCCGCGGCGTCCTCGGCCTGTCCGAACTCGCGCAGGGCCCGGCGCTGCCGCAGCAGGTCCCAGCACTGGTCCAGCTGCACCTCGATCTCGGCGAGCTGCTTGTGCGCCAGCTCCGGATCCGCCTCCCCCGAGGCGACCTTGGCCCTCAACTCGTGCTCGGCGGTGACCATGCTGTTGATGGCCTCCAGGATGTCGGGATCAGCCATGCGCTCCTCCTGAGGTCCTGCGGATTTGTCCTGTGGAAACGGCCGGATCGGGGGCTGCCCCCGCTCCCATCCTGCCCGTACGGCCCGCGCCCTGCACGGCGATCAGGCCGCGCGCCCCCAGCCGCGCTCGGGTCCGGGCCGATGGGCCCGGCGGCGTTCGACTCCCAGCAGGGGAACCAGCACGGTGGCGGCCAGGAGCAGCAGCACCACGACCGTGACCACCACGACCGGCCCGGGGCGTCCGGGGACCTCAGCGGCCAGCAGCACCCCGGCCGCGACCACCAGCAGCAGGCCGACCGCGCCGCGCGAACCCCGCAGGAACAGCCACAGGTGCCAGATCCGGTGCAGCCGCATGGTGCTCAGTCTCCGGTCGAGCTCGGCGTCGGCCTTCAGCCGCTCCTCGATCCCGTCCAGGATCCGCTGTTCCCGCAAGGTCAGTGCCGGTCCGTCAGTCATCGCCATCCCCGCAACCCCCACCGTCCACCATGGAGTGCGGCTTCCCGACCTGAGCGGGTTTCTAACCTCCGGACGCGACCCGGTTCTCCTCGGACCGGTCCGGAGCAGGTGCTGCCAGGGGCGAGGAGGAGGCCACCAGCACCGACCGGCCGACGGCCCGCCGCGGGCGGACCAGGCCGACCAGGGCGAGGGCGGCCAGGGCCATCACCGCCAGGCCGTACTCGCGGGTGGTGGGGAGCAGGCCGCCGCCGTGCACCACCAGGACGCCGCCGATCACCGCGGGCAGGCCCATGGCCAGGTAGGAGACCACATAGAGGGTGGACAGCAGGCCGGACCGCTCGTGCGGGGCGGCTAGCGGGACGGTGGTCCTGATCGCGCCCTGGAAGCCGCCGCCGAACCCGGCCCCCGCCAGCGCGGTGCCGAGGAAGAAGCCGGCGGTGGAGCGGTGGTCGACCGAGAGCAGGGTGACGCCCACGCCGACGACCAGGGCGACGATGCCGAGCAGCATCACCACGCGCGGCCGGACGTCGCGCAGCAGCAGCACGGTCAGCGCGCCGCTGCCGGCCAGCACGAACAGGGCCAGGCCGCCGAGCAGGGAGGAGTCGGAGCCGACGACCACCCGGACCACTGCGGGCGCCACCGAGCCGTAGAAGCCGGCCAGGGCCCACACCGCCACCAGCACCGGCACGGCGGCCAGCACCGGGCCCAGAGCGGTCCTGGGGATGCCCAGCCGGGGCCGCAGCGAGGCCAGCGCGCCGGGCTTGGGCGTGGAGGTCTCCGCCATCAGCCACACGCCCACGCCCTGCAGCACGAAGACGCCGAGCAGCGCCAGGTAGACCAGGTGGACCGGCCAGGGCAGGAACTGGACCAGCAGCCCGGAGGCGATGGAGCCGGTCGCGGTGCCGGTCATCGGCGCCACGGCGTTGGTGATGGTGCCCTTGGCCTTGTCGATGTCGAGCATCCCGGCTCCGACGGCGCCGACGGCCGCTCCGGTGGCGAGGCCCTGGACCACCCGGGCCAGCAGCAGTTCGGGCACGCCGCCGGCGGTGGTCAGCACCACCATGGTGACGGCCTGCAGGGCGATGCCGGCCAGCAGCACCGGCCGGCGTCCAACATGGTCCGAGAGCGAGCCGACGACCAGCAGCGCGGCGAGCACCGCGAGGGCGTAGACGCCGAAGACCACGGTGGTGGTGATCGGGGAGAAGCCCCATTCGCGCTGGTAGACGGCATAGAGCGGGGTCGGGGCGCTGGAGGCGGCGAGGAAGGAGACAACGATCGACGCCTGGAGATAGAAGGCGACGCCGCGCGGCAGGTACCGCCGTCGGGGCTGGCTGGTCATGACTGCTCCCGAGAGACTGGTCAGACAGGTCTGTCTAATGAGCCCTTACATTAGACAGACCTGTCTGTTAAAGTCAACCCATGGCTACTTCGGCACGGGAGCGGCTCCTGAACGCCGCCACTGAACTGTTCTACGAAGAGGGCGTGCACACGGTCGGCATCGACCGGGTGATCGAGCGGGCCGGTGTGGCCAAGGCGACCCTCTACAACACCTTCGGCAGCAAGGACGCGCTGATCCGCGCCTACCTGGCCGACCGCCACGAGTCGCGCCGGCTGCGGATCACCGCCAAGGTCGAGCAGCAGCAGGACCCCAGGGAGCGGCTGCTCGCGGTGTTCGACGCGCAGAGCGACTCCATCGCCGCGCCCAACTACCACGGCTGCGCCTTCGTCAACGCCAGCGCCGAGGCGAGCCCGGACAGCGCGATCCAGGAGGTCTCCGCCGAGTACCGGGGCTGGCTCCGGGGCCTGTTCACCGACCTGGCCCTGGCCGCCGGCGCGGCCGATCCCGAGCTGCTGGCACGCCGGCTCGTCCTGCTCTACGACGGCGCCTCCATCACGGCCCGGATGGACCACGACCTGACCGCCGCGGACCTCGCCAAGAGCACCGCCGCCGAGCTTCTGGACGCGGCCGTACCCCACTGAGCCCGAACTTTTACCCGGCCTTTACATGCCCTCTGCAACCGCCTGCGTAGAGTTCCGAGTCTTTGCACTCGGATATCCAATGTCATGACGTGAGTGGAGCGAGTACGTGCGGCGGATCATGAACACCATCGGGATAACCCTGGTGGCCGGGGCGGTGCTGGGCAGCGCGAGCGCCTGCGGCGGGAACGCGTCGGCGAAGAGCGCGGGGTCGTCACAGGTGAGCGTCGCCCCCGGGACCAGCGCCGGAGCGAGCGGCGGGGCCAGTGCCGGCACCAGCAGCAGCGCCTCCCCCAGCACCAGCCCCTCACCCACGCACCCGGCCGGGCCGGCCATGCTGCTGGACTCGCTCACCCCGGCGGACGGCGGCAACGTCGGCGTCGCGATGCCGATCTCGATCGTCTTCACCAAGGCGGTCGCCGAGTCCGCGCGCAAGGCCATCGAGCAGCACCTCACCGTCTCCGCCTCGGTCGCGACCACCGGCGCCTGGCACTGGTACAGCAGCCGGCGCGTCGACTGGCGGCCGCAGAGCTACTGGAAGTCCGGCACCAAGGTCTCGGTCAGCGCCGACCTCACGGATGTGGGCGACGGCAACGGCGACTACGGCACCCACTCCTACAAGCACACCTTCACCATCGGCAGCGACGTCGAGACCACGGTGTCGGTGACCGGCCACTCGATGACGGTCAGCAACGGCGGCAAGGTCGTCCGCACCATGCCCATCGACGCCGGCAGCTCGACCTGGCCGTCCTGGGACGGCACCATGGCCGTGATCGACAAGCAGAAGGAGGTGCGGATGACCTCCTGCAGCGTCGGCATCAGCTGTGACAAGACCAGCCCCAACTACTACGACCTGACCCTGCCCTGGGACGTGCACCTCACCGACTCCGGCACCTACGTCCACTACTCCACCGGCGACCCCAACCCTGGCAACAGCGTCGGCTCGCACGGCTGCATACACCTCTCGCTGAGCAACGCCGAGTGGTTCTACAACTACGTCAAGCAGGGCGACCCGGTCACCGTCACCGGCTCCCCCCGCGGCAAGGCCGCCGGCGACAACGGCTACGCCGCCTTCAACCTCACCTGGTCCGACTGGCTCTCAGCCAGCGCCGCAGGCGCCCAGCAGACCGCCACGCTGTAGCAACAACAGCCGCGCGCCCCTCCTCGGACCGTCGAGGAGGGGCGCGTTCCGCGTCGCTGTCGCTGCTTCGGCTCAGGCCTGGGCGGGAGCGAGCTTGGGGTTCGGGCCGTACTTGTTCTCACCGGCTGCACTGTCGGAGGCGAGGAAGACCAGCACGATGATGCTGCCAACGATCGGAATGAGCGCGAGGAAGAACCACCAGGCCGACCGGCCCGTGTCGTGCATCCTGCGGAAGGCCGCAGCGATCCCCGGGATGAAGACGGCGAGGGCATAGAGGATGTAAGGGATGTTCGACCCAATGGCGAGGTCGATCGCGAACAGGACAGCGGCGAATATCACATTGAAGAGGGCGAACATCCAGTATTCCTTGCGACGCGCCCTTCCCCCGAATCCGACGTAGTTCTTCAAAACCGCCAAGTACCAGTTCACTACAGCTCCTTCACCGATCCACCTGCAGCCCGCCCGACACCCGGACAGGCAAGCCGAGAACGTAGGGCACACAAAGGTGCAGGTCAAGCCGCCGTCAAACCTGATCAAATCGCAGCATCGCATCCTTTATGGGCCGGACGGCCGCATCGGAAAATCGGGGATCCTCACATCTGCCGGGGTGCCAAACCTATGACGTTCAGTCACCAAGTCACTGCTGCATACCAGTTGTCGCCCCATCGCCCACGGGTTCACGTTCTGCAGATTTCCCGGAAAGTTCTCCAAGGGCAAACCGGACAATAGCTGACAGATCATCGCATCACCCGCCTGCGGACAGGTAGGACCGGGCCCAGGCGGCGAATCGGGGAAGCAGGGGGTGGTCGGCTTGTCGACTCGCCATGCGCTGCACCAGCGGAAGGACCTCGGTGTCGACCGCATCCGCCTCGGGTTCGGCTCATTCAGGGTGAGCCACCGCCAGTAGGTCCGCAGGGCGTACTTGAACGTCATGTCGAAGACGTCACGGACCGGATCGACACGGTGGACGTTGAACTCGAAAATGAGCAGATCGTCGTCGGGCAGGGCGAGCGCGAGATGGGAACCGGCCCTCCGGAAGCCGTGCGGCCGCAGCGC encodes:
- a CDS encoding DUF2630 family protein: MADPDILEAINSMVTAEHELRAKVASGEADPELAHKQLAEIEVQLDQCWDLLRQRRALREFGQAEDAAAIRPASEVEGYKS
- a CDS encoding MFS transporter; the protein is MTSQPRRRYLPRGVAFYLQASIVVSFLAASSAPTPLYAVYQREWGFSPITTTVVFGVYALAVLAALLVVGSLSDHVGRRPVLLAGIALQAVTMVVLTTAGGVPELLLARVVQGLATGAAVGAVGAGMLDIDKAKGTITNAVAPMTGTATGSIASGLLVQFLPWPVHLVYLALLGVFVLQGVGVWLMAETSTPKPGALASLRPRLGIPRTALGPVLAAVPVLVAVWALAGFYGSVAPAVVRVVVGSDSSLLGGLALFVLAGSGALTVLLLRDVRPRVVMLLGIVALVVGVGVTLLSVDHRSTAGFFLGTALAGAGFGGGFQGAIRTTVPLAAPHERSGLLSTLYVVSYLAMGLPAVIGGVLVVHGGGLLPTTREYGLAVMALAALALVGLVRPRRAVGRSVLVASSSPLAAPAPDRSEENRVASGG
- a CDS encoding TetR/AcrR family transcriptional regulator → MATSARERLLNAATELFYEEGVHTVGIDRVIERAGVAKATLYNTFGSKDALIRAYLADRHESRRLRITAKVEQQQDPRERLLAVFDAQSDSIAAPNYHGCAFVNASAEASPDSAIQEVSAEYRGWLRGLFTDLALAAGAADPELLARRLVLLYDGASITARMDHDLTAADLAKSTAAELLDAAVPH
- a CDS encoding L,D-transpeptidase → MNTIGITLVAGAVLGSASACGGNASAKSAGSSQVSVAPGTSAGASGGASAGTSSSASPSTSPSPTHPAGPAMLLDSLTPADGGNVGVAMPISIVFTKAVAESARKAIEQHLTVSASVATTGAWHWYSSRRVDWRPQSYWKSGTKVSVSADLTDVGDGNGDYGTHSYKHTFTIGSDVETTVSVTGHSMTVSNGGKVVRTMPIDAGSSTWPSWDGTMAVIDKQKEVRMTSCSVGISCDKTSPNYYDLTLPWDVHLTDSGTYVHYSTGDPNPGNSVGSHGCIHLSLSNAEWFYNYVKQGDPVTVTGSPRGKAAGDNGYAAFNLTWSDWLSASAAGAQQTATL
- a CDS encoding DUF805 domain-containing protein, producing MNWYLAVLKNYVGFGGRARRKEYWMFALFNVIFAAVLFAIDLAIGSNIPYILYALAVFIPGIAAAFRRMHDTGRSAWWFFLALIPIVGSIIVLVFLASDSAAGENKYGPNPKLAPAQA